The genomic stretch CAGCACTAGTTTAGGCTATATGATGCAAACAATCACGCATCTTCCTGGCAAATTCACGTCACAGCACATTAAGAACGCAAAAGTGCTTTCTAAATGTACCTACCGTATCATAAATCTAACTAAATCAGTCGCATGCAAGTTTGGTGAGGTATTCTTGCCCTTATACTTCCCAGTACTTTGTCTAGAGATGACTACTTATGGTGATTATGTGAGTACAGGttttaatatttcagttttaggcAGCCCTTCCCCTAAGACGGCTGAGTCTGAAAAATCAATCTCAAGTTTCTGGTGGTCAGTGCcatataaaaaaatgcatgagaCATGAGATGTTGCAGCTGTTGCTTTGCTTGTTTACCATTGGCTAAAGCACGCCGCAGCTGAAGAAAAATTCATGGGACGAAGTCTTGTTTTGATATTGGGTGACCGGCCCATCACTGCAGAACTTACAAGGTGTCCGTTTCCACCCTCAATCTCTGTTCCGTCATTGCTTTGACCTGAGCTCAAGTGCTGTAGGCCTAATGACCACACTAGTGTGTGACTGCTGTGGATCGCTTGAAGTATTTTTTCCAGAAATGTTTGTCTCCCCCAGTCTCAAAAGTACAATCACAAACTGGAGTCTGCTCCTGCAGCACCCTTCATCACTTTGAGAGAGGGCAGATTAGGACATGCCTTAGCAGTCTGTTTGCACTTCATTTCACTGTAAAATCCAGGCTGCCGTCTAAAATTTGCTTATTCTCTGCACAATTAGGACCCTGCAGAAGTACTGTCGTCCTCTGAAGCAATGACCAGAAGTTGGTGTTAATTCAATTATTACACCTTTACTGTGCAGCAACTTTCTTATATCTCAGATGTCACTCCACCTTCACGTGGTCCAAGAGGTTGTTGGCCGCACGAATGAGTGAACTATTTCAATATGAGGGCTTTCTTGGGTGAAAGCATTATATAACTGCTGTCCATAGCTCCCGATTGATGCCAATATGGGCCTGGTTAATTGGCTAGTCGTACTCATGGACTTAGTGTGTACCACCTTCATTGGCTCCTCACTTGTTTCTAATGGGAGGTTTCTGTTGAAATGATTGAGCATTGAGGTGCTGTCATGAAAATGTAGTTTACAAAGTTTGAATTTAAGTTTGTGCTTGCCTCTATTGATTCTTTTTCACGCTGAGACATGTTTTTTGTGTCACTAAATTTAGCATGTTTCTTTATAATTGTAAcctattaaaaaagaaaaaaagaaaaacatccacTCTCTTTGCACCTGTGCTTTCTTGTTCTCTGTGCTGCGGCAGCACACGCTGTACCCAGGTGTGGATGTTAGCCCACATTACTTGTTTTGCAGCACATCCCCTGTGGGAGACATACCAGACCTACCAGACCTAGAATGATGTAGTTGGAGCAGGATGAGCTCCCTGTTCTTTTCATAGCCTTTGTGTTCTGGCCCTCCTTGGGTTTGGTAGTTATTAAAATGGACAAACTTTCAACGTACTTACTTGCTTGTACTAAGTAGAAAGGCCTGGTCTGCTTCAGGTCTCAGTCCAATAACCGATTTTTcatatgcagtgtactgtaaataGGGTGAGCATTAGTACTTACTATCTAGAGTAGCATGattctattgtttttttaaattttgtccTCTTTAGAAAAGGCCACAGATGGGTCCCTCCAGAGTGAAGACTGGACCCTGAATATGGAGATTTGCGATATAATCAATGAAACTGAGGATGGGTGAGTACCAGTACAGATAGGATGACTCTGGCATCTATGCTGATTCTCATTAACCCCACTCATCTGTAACAGAGCACTGAACACTGTGGAACATATCATGGACACTCACTTAAACTaagtcaaaatattattttttcctcttaGCACTTGTATGATTCCCGGCACAAATTTAAAGAAGAACTTATATCATTATAGTGGGTTAGACTGTGCTCATGGCCCTGTATGTGAATTAGCCTTTTTATTGCACCTCTTATTGCGTGAAGTTGCCTTGTTATGTAATGACTTTCTCTATTATCTCTATCTAAAAACACATGAGGATATGGTTTTTTGCAAAGAAACAAGATATTATTAATGAAAGCCTCACAAGAGGGGTGCTTTGTAAGATTTGCTGAAATGAAGCATCGCAAGTCTTTCCTTTCAACCCCCATATCCAGATTCTTctataaatgcacattttcttgaCTGACCGTTATTGTGAAAACCAACATTCTTGCCTTCCGTTTTCTGCTCAATATGTTTTGTGGTattctaaaaaaagaaagaaaaaatgtttcttccatttttgtGAACCTAATTTGAACTAGGCTTGGTTTGTAAATTACTTTGAGTATAATGTACTGATTTATTAAAACATACTAAATAAGCAAAACATATGAAATTATGATGATGTACATtgattattcatttaatttctcaATTTTTCCATTTACCCATTAACTCACCCTGCTGCTACACCCTCTGATACCTACTCTCCGTGCAGCTAAATTCTATATATTTGACCAGTTTACTTTTCACTTACTGTAACTTTTTGGATGAAACTGAATGATAAGTTTGGCCAGGGCTCCACAACTGTATGTGCACTCAATGGTGAGTGGCTTTCATTCAGTGAAATGACTCTGATGAATGTAATCCACCATCAGACAGAAATAAGCTACTGGCAGTCTGGAAGGTTAAAAGGTCAGGTCCAAAGTACTTTTTTACTACCCACATGACATTGCTATGTAAATCTGACTGCATTGCAAGCAGGCGTAGCCCTAACTATGGGCGTTTGtagatctttttttgtttctgggtCATTTCATGCTTACCAGCTTTTCTTGTTCCTCAGCGGCATTCCAGACCATTATGAGGACACATTTTCCCCAGCAGTGGTGATTCAGGCTTATATGAATGAGGGACAGCACAGGCCTCAGTCATattctcatgtgtgtgtttggttctcAGCCATACCTGTGGGAATAAATACCAGTGAGACAGGACTGCATCTCCAGAGGCCAAGTCCACAGAGCTTCAGTGATTTATGGCTACAGAGGCTTCATATATACTTCCTTATGGTCCACAAGTCTTTTATCAGCCATGACCAGCACTGATGGCTTTAGTTACATGTGATCAATCAAGGAAAGTAAATACTAAGTTGACGTAGTAGATTTGGCAAGTTATATTTAGTTTGGAGTGTTGACTATCTTCTGATCTGACTGCCAACACTTCCAATATTCTTATCAAAAAATCTCTCAAACTAAATAGTATTTTGAAATAATTGACATTGCATTTTAGCAAGTACTGTGTGCAATAGATTATCCTGTTAATAATCGACCACGTAAATTCTAGGAACCGTTCAATTTCAAACCATTCCGACCAttccgtttcttttttttaaccattaaTTAAATATTCTTTCTTCTATTTCCCTGGCCTGGTTCATTTTttctatattatatttatccGCCCAGCTATCAAGGACAGATTATGTTGAATATGTTATttataattcatttttgttctctttttctacatttccattaaaattattatttcaggtgtctcagtggcgcagcctgtagagcactgaccgcatgctcattgcgagccgcgacgtcggtggtttgaatccagccgtctgacatttgtcgcatgtctttccctatctctcgcccccattcttcctgtctctctatactatactgtccaataaaagctgaaaaaggccaaaaaaatatctttaagaaaatattttattttattttattatttcacgATTAATATAATTTGCTACCTGCAAACTTGTGAATTAAGATTGAGAGACTGACCTCACTTTTCTCTTCCATGCATGGAAATGACAGGTTCAACATGTAGCTACTATCCTGGATTTGATATTGTATGGCATCATACCCTTTTCACTTTTAAAACCTGGCAGAGAATTTGCCACGTGGTTCCACCAAAACGAGAACTGCGTTCTGCTTGATTTCCACTATTCAAACGAAGAGTCTTGGGGACTATTGCAGAAGTAGCCTGTAGTgtggtggttaaggttcatgacttgtagccacaataagatccgcacagccattgggcccttgagcaaggcccttaacccaggggaggattgtctcctgcttagtctaaactgtacgtcgctctggataagagcgtttgccaaataccattaatgtaatgtaatgtaaagtacatAGGGTTTTTCTTATGTAATCTATGTCCTTTCCTCTGTGTCCACAGACCCAAAGATGCCATAAAGGCAGTGAAGAAAAGGCTGCATGGGAATAGGAATTTCAAGGAGGTGATGCTGGCGCTGACCGTGAGTGTCCGGAACGATCCTGGGACAGGATTTGATAGATTATTTATCATCTGGTTCTTTCACCTCAGTGTGATCTTCAGCTTCATGTCTACACttgtacatacatgcacagcaCTAAGCCAAGCTGAGAAAATGTGGTCTGAGAAACCTCTTGTAGACAGTGACCTTCAATGAGAGTATTTTTAACTGTCTGTGGACAGAAACCAAAATGGCCCATCATACTGCCAACACAATCAATTTTCTTTGGGTTctactccttttttttttttctgcaggtcTTGGAGACGTGTGTGAAGAACTGTGGCCATCGTTTTCACATTCTTGTCACTAATCGGGACTTCATTGATGGTGTCCTGGTTAAAATCATCTCTCCTAAGACCAACCCTCCCACTATTGTACAAGACAAAGTGCTTTCCCTGATCCAGGTAATGAGAAATATCAAAGATATGTTGGGTTTTTGTAAAATGGTGTTCATATGATCATtatgcaacatgttttttttaaacaaaaataacaaggtTAAATGCCAATGAAGTATACAGATCAATTGAAAGAGGTTTTGTTGAGATCTCATTCCGTTTTAGTGTAGTTTACATTCTTGGCGAGAGTGCTAATATGTGTATGAATTTCTGAAGTCTAAATACAATTGACTCGTTATTTTAGTTTTGGTCTATTCAGGACACACCACAGCTCTCAATGAATTTAAAAAGCCATTGATGAGCACTTTCTCAGAAGTCTGAACTGTTTTTAAAGATTTACAGGCATTGCTCACTTTCTTGAgttcttgttattattttagttttggtgtatgtttttgatttCTCCAGATAGTTTTTGTACCATAAAGAATATTTTAGGTACTTACAGAAGTTTCTGGCTTGCAATTATATCAGTGTATTCTGGTTTGGGCTCTAATGATAGAAAATACACTTAAAGCTCTGGAGCATCTTGTGCCACCAAAGCAATATTCTAATATGTGAAGAACTACCTGCCTCAGTTTGGTAGTGGGTATATCTCCTGCCCCAACCTGTCTCCTATTTCACAGTTATGTGTTGGTAATGATGAAATGATAAAATGCTGAAAAGTGGATAAGATAATTAGACTAATTAGGTGACATGTATACTTAAAAATGACAAGGAAGCTGCATATTTGTTGCCTGTGGTCTTGTAGTCAGGGGACTCGAATGTAGTTTGATGCCCATGGTGTTAAGCATATGTCTGTATCTAGTTGCTTGGAACATCTCCGATAACCAGCGACAGCTCAGATGTATTGGCCTCTTTCTTTGCTCCCAGCTATATCTGCCTCTTGCCAGACATCTATAGGCGAGAACTCCAATTTAACTTCCCCTCCGGAATGTACATTTAGGCTACCCAAGTTGACAAGGGACTATATTTAACAATAGCAGTAAAATAGCGCCACATAGTAATAATTGTATCGTTTAACCATTAGCTCATGCAGTTTTCGCTTTGTTTATATGCAAGGGAATCACCTTACCGCCAATAAAACTGCTCAGAATGCTTAGTCTACAGAACAGAGACAAGCCATCTGCAGTTGATGCGTTGTTTAATAGACCACGTTATGATTGTGCTTTTGGCTGTGGCAGTCCTCGGGAAAGCGTTTTGCCCATTCTGTGCCAGGCATGCGTTGATGTTTTCTGCACATATTGGAATGACGGCCTGGCACAGCACTAATGCGTTAAGAATACGTGCTAGATGCCATACTGTTGAAATAAACTCGGAGAATAGTGGGCAGTTTATGGAAATAATGGTTTCTCTGTTGGCCGTTCTGTTTTTGGGGTGGGTGGCAGCAGGGAATGCATGCGGGGAACGTGCATCCCGTTCCACGTGTGCTGTATGGAGAACAATATAGCTGAACTCCCATAGCTAATGCCCTAAATCATGCATGAGGCTTCTGTTTGCCTCGGGTCCAGACAGCTGCTCACTGCAACTCTACACCTGGCTAAGGGTTGTACAGAACCCTGAAGCGGCTGTGCAGGGCACTGAAGCCTTCACACTGACTGCTCTGCCTCTTTTAATCCATCAGCCCTACCAACTAGTCCATACAGGAGTCATTCTCCCTACATAAATGCATATttccacatttacatttacattttagtcatttggcagacgcttttaatccaaagcgacttacaagtgcataggttctaccataagtcagaggatcacatccagaaactagcaaaatacacaggaaatgctgttctaaacacaTGGGAAAATGTATCAACTGTGGCTTGTTCTGGATATCTACAAATGATAGCTGTCGTTGAATATTTGTGCTTTTCTCATAAGCTAATTAATGTCTATTGAGAGCCTCTCCTGATGGCTGTAATTTAGAGCAGTTAGTTAAAGTTCAGGCCATGGTTGTGCTCTGTTTCTGGTCTCAGGCCTGGGCAGATGCCTTCAGGAGCAGTCACGGTTGTGCTCTGTTTCTTGTCTCAGATGGCTGTACTCTGTTTCTGGTCTCAAGCATGGGCAGATGCCTTCAGAACCAGTCATGGATGTGCTCTGTTTCTCATCTCAGGCTTGGGCAGATGCCTTCAGGAGCAGTCCAGACTTGACTGGAGTGGTGCACATTTATGAGGAGCTGAAGAGGAAAGGCGTGGAGTTCCCCGTGACAGACCTGGACGTCCTCTCTCCCATCCACACTCCACAGCGGGTAAGACACCATCCTTCAGGTGTAGTCATTGATGAGTGTAGGTCTGGGGTCCAGGCCAAGATTCATCCTGAGGCTTCACTGTATAAGGGACGTTTTCTCCCTAACTGTGCCCCGgcgttctcctctctcctttctgttTGAAGTTGTGCGGTATGCAGAGCACCCGTGAAGTGGAGCCAGCTGCTCCCAAGtacacctcccctccccagcccttCTCAGGCCCTGCTCCTCCCGTGTCCTCCACTGTTCCCCCCTCCTACTCAGCACCGCAGATCCCCAGCCTGCAGGCGTCTGGGGCCATTAACCCCAGTGCCGATCAGGTAAGCACCCCTTGTACCTGAGAAACTGCTGTTTCCACATTACAACTGGTGTGAACTGAGCTGATCTGTGCTCCAAAATCTCAGTCTGGTAGCTTGTTTCAGCACTCAGGTTTTGTGATGAACAATCCTCACTGGCTCAAAATGTTTGCCTGGCTTTTAACCATTCCATTCTAAGCTTTGGGCTGGAAAAGGGAGTGTGAGTAATTAGCGGATATGCTATTTTGTTAACTTGCCGTAAGATACTGTACAACTTTCATTAACAGCAGTGAATTTGAAACTGTGCTGCTTCTCCATAAAGTGTATCACACAGGTTCTCTCAAAGGCCTCCTGGAACAGAACATGTTTTATGCTAAAATCAGATGATAGGTAAGGTAAGAGCTTTTGTGACACAGGTCGACAATAATACAGAAGATTGATAGAAGTGAAGCACATAGCATGTAGTCTTTTTTGACTGTGCTTGCTGGTTCTTACACTTTAAACCGCTGTGTACAGATTATCCGGCTGCGCAGTGAGTTGGACATCGTGCGTGGAAACACCAAGGTGATGTCAGAGATGCTGACTGAAATGGTGCCTGGACAAGAGGACCCCTCAGACCATGAGCTTCTGCAGGTCAGGCTCCGTGCTCACGGTCTTCTCTCCATTCACGCCTAAGTAGATATTGTCCTGTGGGGTCTCAACAGTACATTTTGGTTCTTTGTGTACTTAATCTCCATTTAAGAGAttaagggccagtttcacagattaagcctagtccttgactaaattcaattttgaatggagattctcgtATTTTTGTCTTACTCTGACCACTAGAGGGAGTGCTTATGCTGTGTGAAGACCGCAGTTTGTGTTTATATGAATAACAGTTGGCTGGATGAATGGTCTTCTCCAGTGTAATCCAGCACAGTAGGCAGTTTAGCCTGTTTAATTTGAGGATTAAGGTGTAGAGATGAGGCTGACGGTGTCGGTGCGGTGAGCTAACCCACCGGTGTGCAGGAGCTGAACCGGACCTGCCGGGCCATGCAGCAACGCATCGTGGAGCTCATCTCCCGCGTGGCCAACGAGGAGGTGACCGAGGAGCTGCTCCATGTCAACGACGACCTCAACAACATCTTCCTGCGATACGAGAGGTGCTGCAGTCCGCCACTTAACCCAACCGCACCGTGTCTGCGCTCCAAGGGGGAGTTTTAGTCTCAAtatggccagcagggggcgagtTTCACGGCCACTTTTATTCCCTGTGTTATCTTTTCGAAAACACTGCCAACTGTCCTATCACagatcattttgaaaatgaatttgcatttgcagtattttacattgtgtacGTGATTGAACATTGAAAAGTTTTGGTCTCGATGTGAAAAGTGTTAAAGCCGAATTAATAGGTGAATTTACTACAGTtcagtaaaaacagaaaaacacaaaataataaaacagtcaTATTGGAATAATCTGAATTTGTTTTATACTGTGAGTGGCTGTATAATGGTAATGTCACTGATGGAGCTACACCTCTCCAGTAAAATGATTGTTGAATTGCCctaacaaaataatattattcagTTTATCATTAAACGTATCTTGGACTGTCGAAGGCACTGTACTTTATGAAGTGTGGAAAGTTGAACTGCTGATATGAGAATCCAGACTCCCTGTGTGAGAGTTTGGCAGTTGTGAGGACTGAAGttgtctgctgtgtgtttgttgtcaGGTACGAGCGCTACCGCACGAGCAGAGCTGCCCAGAACACCAATAACGGGGTGAGTGCCCATCACCGCTCCacccaaaagaaaatggcaccTCAGTCCCAATACTTCCTGTCTTAATGTGG from Conger conger chromosome 2, fConCon1.1, whole genome shotgun sequence encodes the following:
- the tom1l2 gene encoding TOM1-like protein 2 isoform X1, translating into MEFLLGNPYSTPVGQCIEKATDGSLQSEDWTLNMEICDIINETEDGPKDAIKAVKKRLHGNRNFKEVMLALTVLETCVKNCGHRFHILVTNRDFIDGVLVKIISPKTNPPTIVQDKVLSLIQAWADAFRSSPDLTGVVHIYEELKRKGVEFPVTDLDVLSPIHTPQRLCGMQSTREVEPAAPKYTSPPQPFSGPAPPVSSTVPPSYSAPQIPSLQASGAINPSADQIIRLRSELDIVRGNTKVMSEMLTEMVPGQEDPSDHELLQELNRTCRAMQQRIVELISRVANEEVTEELLHVNDDLNNIFLRYERYERYRTSRAAQNTNNGVLSEATEDNLIDLGPGSPAVVSPKVSAPAAPAAPAALAAPAAPVPSSTPAAALSTQLAGLDVGADSVSGTLRSLPSCNPRDDFDMFAQTRTGSQPEPPKSVKHEELQASGGIVSGPDTKQQNAAGLRVKDGNADMEPIDSWLITQGMIPVAQSSVMDDIEEWLCADVKGDETEEGVTSEEFDKFLEERAKAAEVAPTLPSPPSGDPAPPVSAPSGSRKKPQRSEDALFAL
- the tom1l2 gene encoding TOM1-like protein 2 isoform X3 translates to MEFLLGNPYSTPVGQCIEKATDGSLQSEDWTLNMEICDIINETEDGPKDAIKAVKKRLHGNRNFKEVMLALTVLETCVKNCGHRFHILVTNRDFIDGVLVKIISPKTNPPTIVQDKVLSLIQAWADAFRSSPDLTGVVHIYEELKRKGVEFPVTDLDVLSPIHTPQRLCGMQSTREVEPAAPKYTSPPQPFSGPAPPVSSTVPPSYSAPQIPSLQASGAINPSADQIIRLRSELDIVRGNTKVMSEMLTEMVPGQEDPSDHELLQELNRTCRAMQQRIVELISRVANEEVTEELLHVNDDLNNIFLRYERYERYRTSRAAQNTNNGVLSEATEDNLIDLGPGSPAVVSPKVSAPAAPAAPAALAAPAAPVPSSTPAAALSTQLAGLDVGADSVSGTLRSLPSCNPRDDFDMFAQTRTGSQPEPPKSVKHEELQASGGIVSGPDTKQQNAAGKGDETEEGVTSEEFDKFLEERAKAAEVAPTLPSPPSGDPAPPVSAPSGSRKKPQRSEDALFAL
- the tom1l2 gene encoding TOM1-like protein 2 isoform X2; translation: MEFLLGNPYSTPVGQCIEKATDGSLQSEDWTLNMEICDIINETEDGPKDAIKAVKKRLHGNRNFKEVMLALTVLETCVKNCGHRFHILVTNRDFIDGVLVKIISPKTNPPTIVQDKVLSLIQAWADAFRSSPDLTGVVHIYEELKRKGVEFPVTDLDVLSPIHTPQRLCGMQSTREVEPAAPKYTSPPQPFSGPAPPVSSTVPPSYSAPQIPSLQASGAINPSADQIIRLRSELDIVRGNTKVMSEMLTEMVPGQEDPSDHELLQELNRTCRAMQQRIVELISRVANEEVTEELLHVNDDLNNIFLRYERYERYRTSRAAQNTNNGVLSEATEDNLIDLGPGSPAVVSPKVSAPAAPAAPAALAAPAAPVPSSTPAAALSTQLAGLDVGADSVSGTLRSLPSCNPRDDFDMFAQTRTGSQPEPPKSVKHEELQASGGIVSGPDTKQQNAAGIPVAQSSVMDDIEEWLCADVKGDETEEGVTSEEFDKFLEERAKAAEVAPTLPSPPSGDPAPPVSAPSGSRKKPQRSEDALFAL